From one Eisenibacter elegans DSM 3317 genomic stretch:
- the sprA gene encoding cell surface protein SprA produces MFSIRYILSLGWWLLWLPWAVNAPSLQNAAQTIRPLSANITRAQVAAVSRYALPEAWETGLLAAPEDTPIYRPNRFPTYQPEDRYGDPFANPRGRSRLFSPDPPSLKQDLDFSTDPSGRRIYRLDERLGSGYYRPPTLIDEENLNRSLDDQAKDEFWRETASGVEGNKTLGGRNLLPNIPLQNRLLGRIFGGDYIEFTPAGFVNLDFGARIQRVANPTLTLRQQRNFTFNFDPHANVSLQGKVGEKLNLRGTFDTKAGFEFENQFKLEYNGLEHEIIRKIEFGNVSFPLNTTLIQGAQNLFGVNTHLQFGRLGIRAVYSNQRARAEQVVLEGRGGAQRRNFEIRADNYDVNRHFFLGQFFRDIYEPSLSTLPIISSRVTITRIEVYVTNRTNNTETLRNVIGLLDLGEADKAARPANPNVGPIRPGSPTANRANALFDNLINLNNRSADNISRTLETSFGLQRGFDFEVLRAARKLSEREFTFQPELGYISLLTPLRNDEILAVAFEYTFNGQVFKVGELTEDYQTLPQDQAVFLKLLRPSTIDLESPTWDLMMKNIYQLNASQINRQNFQLRVVYRDDITGLNNPALQEGQNTAGIPLLRLLNLDQLNPQNDPFPDGNFDFVDRVTMDAVNGRVIFPVVEPFGAHLERQFNPVTEAELIGKYVFRSLYRSTQADALQDASKNKFFIIGSFEGSATSEVQLPGLNISPGSVVVTAGGIPLVEGTDYTVDYATGSVNIINESVRASGKEIKIDFEQADLFNFQTRRLWGLRADYEFSKNFVLGATMMNLSERPVITRNNVGSDPVNNTIWGLDVNYEKESRFLTRLVDRIPFIQTKAKSSVSFYGEFAQLRPGASPFSGQVAFIDDFEGTRTTFNFVRAPHANWKIASTPQLFPQGTTDNPLEAGYRRGKLAWYNVDNLFYRGDGFNNLRPSNITGDDIQNHYERAVVPQEIFQNQDLLPVNTNELIFDMAFFPHERGPYNYNPDLTPDGLLPNPQQSWGGITRAITSDIDFDNANVEYIEFWMLDPFIAGERGRVLDGRFNTNNTTGGDLYINLGNVSEDVLKDGRQSFENGLPADGSLEGVVENEWGRVTNRQFITNAFDNNPGSRPNQDVGFDGLNSENERNYFQNFVNTVSGRLGGNALSELLSDVSADDFQYYLGAAQDNANAKIVQRYKNFNGLEGNSPIGSAGAAFNESATNEPDNEDLNRDNTLNELEAYYQYRISLRPQDLQVGRNYIIDRVEATVNNGQDRVNWYLFRIPIRQFDDRVGNINGFKSIRYLRMFVTNFQQPAVLRFARYQMVANQWRQFLGDLTARGLSEPNEPYDPQFDVSTVNIEENGAFVPGITPYVLPPGVIRDIDVTNINNRRINEQSLRISLTDLRDRDARAVFRNYDLNLLSYKNLNMYIHAESDNAIDGELTAFVRLGTDFVENYYEVEVPLTMTPRGSTSPEIIWPRENEIDIPLAELVNTKIQRNQDAGQRTNLPFSREVGRYRVTVVGNPEISAVQTVLMGVRNPDLGANDDRLPKSVEVWFNELRVTGFEQTSGWAALARTNIQLADFAQITGAARYTTFGFGQIQQSISERAFENTLEYDITANVALDKFFPQRWGLRIPLFVSYQRRSISPFFNPLDPDVPLQNYLNLFESNTERQDYRRIVEDNTTRRSINLTNVRKEKTGDSKSRFYDISNFSASVAYSDEVRTDQFIAQFLFQSYQASLNYAYSREAKSIEPFSKMKLFQSPWLKLIGDFNFNPFPNSVLVRGDLNRNFQRILYRGPDLTTEGVVPLFEKQFLFNRLYDVQWDLTKSLNINYNAATNAIIDEPFGDLDTQEKRDSVLNNFLRLGRVRNFNQQINAAYQLPFNKIPLTSFINANIGYNIGYQWTAGPLGIADSLGNTLSNNRGITANGRLDFVRLYRNTPILRNLEAPRTDLPMDSLTPSQRLQEMIRLGLKPLLMIRSFNITYALQQQTTITGFMMAPSFFGLDSTFTQPGLDFVLGSQDPNIRFRLAEQGLISRSGFLNAPFLQNWQETVGLRATLEPFKDFRITLDAQRRQTVGFQEIFRFDTEGQDYNSFNPLRTGSYTVSSLMLFTSFVAPDNARNESPNFRRFEQNRSVILTRLRGLNTNQGEYGLNSQDVLVPAFLAAYTDQDPNSIRLSAAQPIPLPNWRIDYNGLAKLPFFKEYLASFTLTHAYNSTYTIGNFASSLQYVNRFNGANPMPDFRYLLPDSLNEQGEFIPVTVMSQITLAERFAPLVGVNFRTKTNWTVRLDYNRERILNLNMSNAQVTENRSQDIVIGIGYNKRGLRLPFKRDGQPIVLKNDFNMRIDVTLRDSDIVQRQLDNEQTVTGGNFNFQLKPVMSYAANQRLNVQLYYEYTTNSPKISSSFPRNSTAFGVQLRYNLVQ; encoded by the coding sequence TTGTTCTCAATTCGCTATATACTCAGCTTGGGCTGGTGGCTATTGTGGCTGCCTTGGGCAGTAAATGCCCCCTCTTTACAAAACGCCGCACAAACTATCCGACCGCTTTCAGCCAACATCACACGGGCGCAAGTGGCCGCTGTATCTCGTTATGCACTGCCTGAAGCTTGGGAAACAGGGCTGCTGGCAGCGCCTGAAGATACGCCTATCTATCGTCCTAACCGTTTTCCTACCTATCAGCCAGAAGACCGCTACGGTGATCCGTTTGCCAACCCTCGTGGGCGCTCGCGGCTATTCAGCCCCGACCCGCCAAGCCTCAAACAAGACTTGGACTTTTCGACAGACCCCTCAGGGCGTAGGATTTATCGCCTTGACGAGCGGCTGGGAAGCGGCTATTACCGCCCGCCTACACTTATAGACGAAGAAAACCTCAACCGCAGCCTCGACGATCAAGCCAAGGATGAGTTTTGGCGCGAAACAGCCTCTGGCGTAGAGGGCAACAAAACACTTGGTGGGCGGAATCTTCTGCCCAACATACCGCTACAAAATCGCTTATTAGGTCGTATTTTTGGCGGCGACTATATCGAATTTACCCCCGCAGGGTTTGTCAATCTGGACTTTGGCGCACGCATACAGCGCGTAGCCAACCCAACGCTTACCCTGCGCCAACAACGTAATTTTACTTTCAACTTCGACCCCCACGCCAATGTCAGCCTGCAAGGCAAAGTAGGCGAAAAGCTCAACCTGCGGGGTACATTTGACACCAAAGCCGGCTTTGAGTTTGAGAACCAGTTCAAGCTCGAATACAACGGCCTAGAGCACGAGATTATCCGTAAGATAGAGTTTGGCAATGTGAGCTTTCCGCTCAATACAACCCTCATACAAGGTGCACAAAACCTTTTTGGAGTCAATACACACTTACAGTTTGGCCGCCTAGGGATTCGTGCGGTCTATAGTAACCAACGCGCCCGTGCCGAGCAGGTTGTGCTCGAAGGTAGAGGAGGCGCGCAACGCCGCAACTTTGAAATCCGTGCGGATAACTACGACGTAAACCGTCACTTCTTCTTGGGGCAGTTTTTTAGAGATATTTATGAGCCTTCGCTCTCTACCTTGCCCATCATCTCCTCGCGGGTAACCATCACACGCATAGAGGTGTATGTAACCAACCGTACCAACAATACCGAGACCTTACGCAATGTGATTGGCCTGCTCGACTTGGGTGAAGCCGACAAAGCCGCTCGGCCTGCCAACCCCAATGTAGGTCCTATTCGCCCGGGAAGCCCTACGGCCAACCGTGCCAACGCGCTGTTTGACAACCTCATCAACCTAAACAACCGCTCTGCCGATAACATCAGCCGTACCCTCGAAACTTCTTTTGGGCTACAACGCGGCTTTGACTTTGAAGTACTGCGCGCTGCGCGAAAACTCTCCGAAAGGGAATTTACCTTTCAGCCCGAGCTAGGCTACATCAGCTTGCTTACTCCTTTGCGCAATGACGAAATCTTGGCTGTCGCATTTGAATATACCTTCAACGGACAAGTATTTAAGGTAGGTGAACTAACCGAAGACTACCAAACGTTGCCCCAAGACCAAGCCGTTTTCTTGAAGCTCCTGCGCCCCTCCACCATCGACTTGGAATCGCCTACTTGGGACTTGATGATGAAAAACATCTATCAGCTCAATGCCTCACAAATCAATAGACAGAACTTTCAGCTACGGGTTGTTTATCGCGATGACATCACCGGCCTGAACAACCCCGCCCTACAAGAAGGTCAGAACACCGCCGGTATACCTTTGCTTCGCTTACTCAACTTAGACCAGCTCAACCCCCAAAACGACCCCTTCCCCGATGGTAACTTTGACTTTGTGGACAGGGTAACGATGGATGCCGTCAACGGGCGTGTGATTTTCCCTGTTGTAGAGCCTTTTGGTGCCCACCTAGAGCGGCAATTCAACCCCGTAACCGAAGCCGAGCTGATTGGCAAGTATGTGTTCCGTTCGCTGTATCGGAGTACCCAAGCCGATGCTTTGCAAGATGCCAGTAAGAACAAATTCTTTATCATTGGTAGCTTTGAGGGTAGCGCTACCAGCGAGGTACAGCTACCCGGTCTCAACATCTCCCCTGGCTCAGTAGTTGTTACTGCCGGAGGCATCCCCTTGGTAGAAGGCACTGACTATACCGTAGACTATGCCACGGGCAGTGTCAATATCATCAATGAGTCTGTCCGTGCTTCGGGCAAGGAAATCAAGATTGACTTTGAGCAGGCCGACCTATTCAACTTCCAAACACGGCGCTTGTGGGGCTTAAGAGCCGACTATGAGTTTAGCAAAAATTTTGTCCTTGGGGCTACTATGATGAACCTCAGCGAGCGCCCTGTCATTACCCGAAACAATGTAGGCTCCGACCCTGTCAACAACACCATCTGGGGCTTGGATGTCAATTATGAAAAAGAATCCCGTTTTTTGACACGCTTGGTCGACCGTATCCCCTTTATTCAAACCAAGGCCAAGTCCAGTGTGTCTTTTTATGGCGAATTTGCCCAACTCCGCCCCGGTGCTTCGCCATTTAGCGGGCAGGTAGCTTTTATAGATGATTTTGAAGGCACCCGTACTACCTTCAACTTTGTCCGCGCCCCTCACGCCAACTGGAAGATAGCCTCTACGCCACAACTCTTCCCACAAGGGACTACCGACAACCCCCTAGAGGCTGGCTATCGTAGGGGTAAGCTGGCTTGGTACAATGTAGACAACCTCTTCTATCGTGGGGATGGCTTCAACAACTTGCGCCCGAGCAATATTACTGGCGACGATATACAGAACCATTATGAGCGTGCGGTTGTCCCTCAAGAGATTTTCCAAAATCAAGACCTACTGCCTGTCAATACCAATGAGTTGATATTTGATATGGCCTTTTTCCCACACGAGCGCGGCCCCTACAACTACAACCCCGACCTGACCCCCGACGGGCTTCTGCCCAATCCTCAACAGAGCTGGGGCGGTATTACCCGTGCGATTACATCGGATATCGACTTCGACAACGCCAACGTAGAGTACATCGAGTTTTGGATGCTTGACCCCTTCATTGCCGGGGAGCGCGGGCGAGTCCTCGATGGGCGTTTTAATACCAACAATACCACGGGCGGCGACTTGTATATCAACCTCGGGAATGTATCTGAAGACGTACTCAAAGATGGGCGGCAGTCGTTCGAAAATGGCCTCCCCGCCGATGGCTCCCTCGAAGGGGTGGTCGAAAATGAATGGGGCAGGGTTACCAATAGGCAGTTTATTACCAATGCTTTTGATAATAACCCCGGCTCTAGACCCAACCAAGATGTAGGCTTCGACGGCCTGAACAGCGAAAACGAACGAAACTATTTCCAAAATTTTGTCAATACTGTGTCGGGTCGCCTTGGAGGCAATGCCCTGAGCGAGCTACTCAGCGATGTATCAGCAGACGACTTCCAGTATTATCTCGGCGCAGCACAAGACAATGCCAACGCCAAGATTGTACAACGATACAAGAATTTCAATGGATTGGAGGGCAACTCTCCCATTGGCTCTGCTGGAGCTGCCTTTAACGAATCGGCTACCAATGAGCCCGACAACGAAGACCTCAACCGCGACAACACCCTCAACGAACTAGAAGCCTATTATCAATACCGCATCAGCCTGCGCCCGCAAGACCTACAGGTAGGCCGAAACTACATCATTGACCGGGTGGAGGCTACCGTCAACAATGGTCAAGACCGCGTAAACTGGTATTTGTTCCGTATCCCTATCCGTCAATTCGACGACCGCGTGGGCAATATCAACGGATTCAAATCCATACGCTATCTCCGGATGTTTGTTACCAACTTCCAGCAGCCGGCAGTCTTGCGCTTTGCCCGTTACCAAATGGTGGCTAACCAGTGGCGGCAGTTTTTGGGCGATTTGACTGCTCGCGGCCTCAGCGAACCCAACGAACCCTATGACCCGCAGTTTGATGTCTCGACGGTAAATATTGAGGAAAACGGAGCCTTTGTTCCCGGAATTACTCCCTATGTGTTGCCCCCCGGGGTTATTCGGGATATTGATGTAACCAATATCAACAACCGTCGCATCAACGAACAATCGTTGCGCATTTCGCTCACCGACCTACGCGACCGCGATGCCCGCGCTGTTTTCCGCAACTATGACCTCAACCTCTTGAGTTACAAAAACCTCAATATGTATATCCACGCCGAAAGCGATAACGCCATCGACGGAGAGCTGACGGCCTTTGTGCGGCTCGGAACAGACTTTGTGGAAAACTACTACGAGGTAGAAGTACCCTTGACAATGACCCCACGCGGAAGCACCTCTCCCGAAATTATCTGGCCACGCGAAAACGAGATAGATATCCCCTTGGCCGAGCTGGTCAATACCAAAATACAACGCAACCAAGACGCTGGCCAACGCACCAACCTCCCTTTTTCGCGAGAGGTAGGCCGATACCGCGTAACGGTGGTAGGGAATCCTGAAATCAGCGCCGTACAAACGGTACTGATGGGGGTACGCAACCCTGATTTAGGTGCCAATGATGACCGCCTTCCCAAGTCTGTTGAGGTTTGGTTCAATGAATTGCGCGTAACAGGCTTTGAGCAGACCTCCGGCTGGGCGGCCTTGGCGCGTACCAATATCCAACTAGCCGACTTTGCCCAAATCACGGGCGCTGCGCGCTATACTACTTTTGGTTTTGGGCAAATCCAACAGAGCATCTCTGAGCGTGCTTTCGAAAATACTTTAGAATATGACATCACGGCCAATGTGGCCTTGGATAAGTTTTTCCCACAACGCTGGGGGCTGCGTATCCCCCTATTTGTCAGCTATCAACGCCGTAGTATTTCGCCCTTTTTCAACCCTCTTGACCCTGACGTACCCCTACAGAATTACCTCAACCTATTTGAGTCCAACACCGAACGGCAAGACTATCGCCGCATTGTAGAAGACAATACCACCCGCCGCAGCATCAACCTGACCAACGTGCGGAAAGAGAAAACAGGTGACTCCAAAAGCCGATTTTATGATATTTCGAACTTCTCGGCCTCAGTAGCCTATAGTGATGAAGTTCGGACAGATCAGTTCATCGCCCAGTTTTTATTCCAGTCTTATCAGGCTTCGCTCAACTATGCCTACAGCCGCGAGGCCAAATCGATAGAGCCTTTCAGTAAAATGAAGCTGTTCCAATCTCCTTGGCTCAAGCTCATCGGGGACTTCAATTTCAACCCCTTCCCCAACAGTGTGTTGGTCAGAGGAGACCTTAACCGAAACTTCCAACGCATTCTCTACCGAGGGCCAGACCTGACTACGGAGGGCGTAGTGCCCTTGTTCGAGAAGCAGTTCCTCTTCAACCGTCTGTATGATGTGCAATGGGACTTGACCAAAAGCCTCAATATTAACTACAACGCCGCCACCAATGCCATCATCGATGAGCCTTTTGGCGATTTGGATACCCAAGAGAAGCGCGATTCGGTGTTGAACAACTTCCTCCGCCTAGGACGGGTGCGTAATTTTAACCAACAAATCAACGCTGCCTATCAGCTCCCATTCAACAAAATTCCTCTCACCAGCTTTATCAATGCCAACATTGGCTACAATATAGGTTATCAATGGACTGCTGGACCGCTGGGCATTGCCGACAGCCTAGGCAATACCCTGAGCAACAATCGGGGCATTACGGCCAATGGCCGCCTAGACTTTGTGCGTCTATACCGCAATACGCCCATTTTGCGAAACCTAGAAGCTCCCCGAACAGACCTGCCCATGGACTCGCTCACGCCCTCACAACGCCTGCAAGAGATGATCAGGCTGGGACTGAAGCCACTCCTGATGATACGCTCTTTCAACATTACTTATGCCCTACAACAGCAGACCACTATCACGGGCTTTATGATGGCTCCGTCTTTCTTTGGCCTCGATAGTACGTTTACCCAACCAGGGCTCGATTTTGTGTTGGGAAGCCAAGATCCCAATATCCGCTTTAGGCTGGCGGAACAAGGGCTGATTTCTCGTAGTGGCTTCCTCAATGCGCCATTCTTGCAAAATTGGCAGGAAACAGTCGGGCTGAGGGCTACCTTAGAGCCTTTCAAAGACTTCCGTATCACGCTTGATGCCCAAAGAAGGCAAACCGTCGGGTTTCAAGAGATTTTTAGGTTTGATACCGAAGGCCAAGATTACAACTCTTTTAACCCCTTGCGGACAGGCAGCTATACGGTTTCTAGTCTGATGCTCTTTACCAGTTTTGTGGCTCCTGATAATGCGCGCAACGAATCGCCTAACTTTAGGAGGTTTGAGCAAAACCGGTCTGTCATACTGACGCGTTTGCGCGGGCTGAACACCAACCAAGGGGAGTATGGCCTCAACTCTCAAGATGTGCTTGTGCCGGCGTTTTTGGCCGCTTATACCGACCAAGACCCCAACAGTATCCGCCTCTCGGCAGCACAGCCTATCCCACTGCCCAACTGGCGCATAGACTACAACGGCCTAGCCAAGCTCCCGTTCTTCAAAGAATACTTGGCTTCTTTTACCCTTACCCACGCCTATAACTCTACCTATACCATCGGCAATTTCGCCTCCTCGTTGCAATATGTCAACCGTTTCAATGGTGCCAACCCTATGCCTGATTTTAGGTACTTGCTGCCCGACAGCCTCAACGAACAAGGAGAGTTTATTCCGGTTACAGTGATGAGCCAAATTACGCTTGCAGAGCGTTTTGCCCCCTTGGTAGGAGTCAATTTCCGTACAAAGACCAACTGGACTGTCAGGCTGGATTATAACCGAGAGCGTATCCTAAACCTCAATATGTCGAACGCACAGGTAACCGAAAACCGAAGCCAAGACATTGTCATCGGAATTGGCTACAACAAACGGGGGCTACGCTTGCCTTTCAAACGAGACGGACAGCCTATTGTCCTTAAGAATGACTTCAATATGCGTATTGACGTAACCCTGCGCGACTCAGACATCGTACAACGACAACTCGACAATGAGCAAACCGTAACAGGAGGAAACTTCAATTTCCAACTCAAACCCGTCATGAGCTATGCAGCCAACCAGCGGCTCAACGTACAACTATACTACGAATACACCACCAATAGCCCCAAAATCTCTTCCTCTTTTCCTCGAAACAGTACAGCCTTTGGGGTGCAGCTCCGCTACAATTTGGTACAATAG
- the ruvA gene encoding Holliday junction branch migration protein RuvA yields MIAYIDGKIAYKEPAYVILDVQGIGYQIRISLQTFTTLGALEARCKLYTYLQIKEDAHTLYGFAEAAEKKVFLDLISVSGIGANTALLMLSSLSTAELTHAIATEDLRVIQGVKGIGRKTAERLIVELKDKIQRGEATTLPELSPNNFRQNKAEAVAALVALGIAKTTAEKNIEQIMRTHGADLRIEELIKLALNV; encoded by the coding sequence ATGATTGCATATATCGACGGTAAAATCGCCTATAAAGAGCCTGCCTATGTTATTTTAGATGTACAAGGCATAGGTTATCAAATACGGATTTCGTTACAAACCTTCACCACTTTGGGAGCCTTAGAGGCTCGTTGTAAGCTCTATACCTACCTACAAATCAAAGAAGATGCACACACACTCTATGGCTTTGCTGAAGCCGCCGAAAAAAAGGTTTTTCTTGATCTCATCAGTGTTTCGGGTATTGGAGCCAATACGGCCCTGCTGATGCTCTCATCGTTATCCACTGCCGAGCTTACCCACGCCATCGCTACCGAAGATTTGCGTGTGATACAGGGGGTCAAAGGCATTGGCCGCAAGACCGCCGAGCGCTTGATAGTAGAACTGAAAGACAAAATCCAGCGCGGGGAGGCCACCACCTTACCCGAGCTTAGCCCCAACAACTTTCGGCAGAATAAAGCCGAGGCAGTGGCGGCCTTGGTGGCCTTGGGCATTGCCAAGACCACTGCCGAGAAAAATATCGAGCAAATAATGCGAACCCACGGCGCCGACCTGCGCATCGAAGAGCTAATCAAGTTGGCACTGAATGTGTAA
- a CDS encoding serine hydrolase domain-containing protein yields the protein MILSRLLYWLLGGLWLLVGATSVLVAQNSYKARQIQEVMQTLYANNQFNGTVLVAQEGQVIYKGAFGWANYESQDTLRTNTSIRIASVSKQFTAMSIMILKEQGKLSYEDPITRFLPELPYDHITIRHLLLHQSGLPDYFMIHYALDAYYPGKAFINNWDVVRFLANTGRKPLFTPGTKGSYCNTGYVLLACIVERASGQTFPSFLTQYIFHPLDMRDSYVYPYQSKDTLRQVDTLLLAYDTIINRSDWQETSTVIQIKHSQRLIDRQRAIGYTLGGGGQWVRMDYLPYDGIYGEKSICTSVEDLFKWDQALYTEKLVSKATLQEAFKPSYLTERNDLYYGFGWKIESKRTHVVFHHGLYRGFRSFIQRNLQKQTTIIILTNRGLGGQMYPIYQAIEAILSDDKVTIPKPLPIERQTLDVFKRRYFIRYDTPQTSLKQ from the coding sequence ATGATTCTATCCCGACTGTTGTATTGGCTTCTTGGCGGCCTGTGGTTGTTGGTGGGTGCTACATCGGTATTGGTCGCGCAAAACAGCTACAAAGCGCGCCAAATACAGGAAGTGATGCAGACGCTGTATGCCAATAATCAGTTTAATGGTACTGTATTGGTCGCCCAAGAAGGGCAAGTGATTTATAAGGGAGCCTTTGGCTGGGCCAATTATGAAAGCCAAGACACCCTCCGTACCAATACCTCTATCCGCATTGCCTCGGTCAGCAAGCAGTTTACGGCAATGTCCATTATGATTCTCAAAGAGCAGGGCAAGCTCTCTTATGAAGACCCGATCACACGATTTTTGCCAGAGCTGCCCTACGATCACATCACCATCCGGCATCTGCTCTTACATCAAAGTGGCTTGCCCGATTATTTTATGATTCACTATGCGCTCGATGCTTATTATCCTGGCAAGGCCTTTATCAACAACTGGGATGTCGTGCGGTTTTTGGCTAATACCGGGCGCAAACCCCTATTTACCCCCGGTACCAAAGGTAGCTACTGCAACACAGGCTATGTGCTCTTGGCCTGTATTGTGGAACGCGCCTCAGGACAGACTTTCCCCAGCTTCTTGACCCAGTACATCTTCCACCCCCTCGATATGCGCGACAGCTATGTATACCCTTACCAAAGCAAGGACACGCTCCGCCAAGTCGATACGCTCTTGTTGGCCTACGACACCATCATCAACCGCTCGGATTGGCAAGAAACCTCTACTGTCATACAAATCAAACATAGCCAACGACTCATCGACCGTCAGCGGGCTATAGGCTATACCTTGGGCGGCGGCGGGCAGTGGGTAAGGATGGACTACCTGCCCTATGATGGTATTTATGGCGAAAAAAGCATTTGTACCTCCGTAGAAGACCTCTTCAAGTGGGATCAGGCACTCTATACCGAAAAGCTCGTTTCTAAGGCCACACTCCAAGAGGCATTTAAACCCTCTTATCTGACCGAGCGCAATGACCTCTACTATGGCTTTGGCTGGAAAATAGAGTCCAAACGTACACATGTAGTCTTTCACCACGGACTGTATCGGGGGTTCCGCTCTTTTATCCAACGTAATCTTCAAAAGCAAACCACGATTATCATCCTCACCAACAGAGGGTTGGGTGGGCAGATGTACCCCATTTATCAGGCCATAGAAGCCATTTTGTCGGATGATAAAGTTACTATCCCCAAACCATTGCCTATAGAGCGTCAAACACTCGATGTGTTCAAAAGACGTTATTTTATCCGATATGACACCCCACAAACATCCTTAAAGCAGTAA
- the ahcY gene encoding adenosylhomocysteinase has protein sequence MVEAQNYKVKDISLAAWGRKEIQLAEAEMPGLMALREEFGASQPLKGARIAGCLHMTIQTAVLIETLVALGADVTWSSCNIFSTQDHAAAAIAAAGIPVFAWKGMTEEEYEWCIEQTLYAFPEGKALNMILDDGGDLTNVVLDKYPALAKDIKGISEETTTGVHRLYERMRKGTLPMPAINVNDSVTKSKFDNKYGCKESLVDAIRRATDVMMAGKVAVVAGYGDVGKGSAASLQGSGARVIVTEIDPICALQAAMDGFEVKKMSNAVPRADIVVTATGNKNIITGEHFKLMKDKTIVCNIGHFDNEIDMAWLNKHYGHTKDTIKPQVDLYNVEGNDIIVLAEGRLVNLGCATGHPSFVMSNSFTNQTLAQIELWTNNDQYKNEVYVLPKHLDEKVAKLHLAKIGVELEELTAEQAEYIGVAVEGPFKSEMYRY, from the coding sequence ATGGTAGAAGCACAAAATTATAAAGTAAAAGACATCTCCTTGGCTGCTTGGGGACGTAAAGAAATTCAATTGGCCGAAGCCGAAATGCCCGGTCTTATGGCCTTGCGTGAAGAATTTGGCGCTAGCCAACCCCTCAAAGGCGCACGCATTGCCGGCTGCTTGCACATGACCATCCAAACCGCTGTATTGATCGAGACTTTGGTAGCCTTGGGCGCTGACGTAACTTGGTCTTCTTGCAACATCTTCTCTACTCAAGACCATGCCGCTGCTGCTATCGCCGCTGCCGGTATCCCTGTATTTGCTTGGAAAGGCATGACAGAAGAAGAATACGAGTGGTGCATCGAGCAAACCTTGTATGCTTTCCCAGAAGGCAAAGCTTTGAATATGATTTTGGATGACGGTGGCGACTTGACCAACGTTGTATTGGATAAATACCCTGCGCTTGCCAAAGACATCAAAGGTATTTCTGAAGAAACTACCACTGGTGTTCACCGCCTATATGAGCGTATGCGCAAAGGTACACTCCCTATGCCTGCTATCAACGTAAACGACTCAGTAACCAAGTCTAAGTTTGATAACAAATACGGCTGTAAAGAATCATTGGTAGACGCCATCCGCCGCGCTACTGACGTAATGATGGCCGGCAAAGTAGCTGTAGTAGCTGGCTATGGTGACGTAGGCAAAGGCTCTGCGGCTTCGCTCCAAGGCTCAGGCGCTCGCGTAATTGTTACTGAAATCGACCCCATCTGTGCCCTACAAGCGGCTATGGACGGCTTCGAAGTGAAGAAAATGAGCAATGCTGTACCTCGTGCTGACATTGTCGTTACGGCTACCGGCAACAAAAATATCATCACTGGTGAGCACTTCAAGCTGATGAAAGACAAGACCATCGTTTGTAATATCGGCCACTTCGACAACGAAATCGATATGGCTTGGTTGAACAAACACTATGGCCATACCAAGGACACTATCAAGCCTCAGGTAGACCTATACAATGTTGAAGGCAACGACATCATCGTATTGGCCGAAGGCCGCCTTGTAAACCTTGGCTGTGCTACCGGACACCCATCGTTTGTAATGTCTAACTCGTTTACTAACCAAACTTTGGCGCAAATCGAGCTTTGGACTAACAACGACCAATACAAAAACGAAGTATATGTATTGCCTAAGCACCTCGACGAGAAGGTAGCCAAACTTCACCTTGCCAAAATCGGGGTAGAGCTGGAAGAACTTACTGCCGAGCAAGCCGAGTATATTGGCGTTGCTGTAGAAGGACCTTTCAAATCAGAAATGTACCGCTACTAG